GCCTGCTCCGGCGTGGAGATGCCGAAGCCGACGGCGACCGGGACGGGCGAGACCGCTCGGACCGCCGCGACCTCGCGCGCCAGGCCGGACGCCAACTCCTGCTGCGTGCCCGTCACGCCCGTGCGGGAGACGTAGTAGAGGAACCCGCGCGCCGCCGCGGCGATCAGCGCCACGCGCTCCGGCCGCGTGGTCGGCGCGACCAGGCGGATCAGGTCCAGCGGCGAGTCCGCGAACCTGCGCTCGATCGTCGCGTCCGAGCCCACGGGGAGGTCGGTGACCAGCACGCCCTGCGCGCCCGCGGCCTCCGCGTCGCGCAGGAAGGCCTGCAGGCCGTGGCGGAGGATGGGATTGAGGTAGGTGAAGAGGACCACCGGCGTGTCGTGCTCCCGCCGGAAGTCCGCCAGCGCCTCCAGCGTCCACGCCAGGTCGGCCCCGCCCTCGATGGCCTCGTACGACGAGCGCTGGATCGTGGGCCCGTCCGCCAGCGGGTCGCTGAAGGGCACGCCCAGCTCGATCACGTCCGCGCCCTCCTCGGCCAGCATGCGCAGGACGGCGGGCGTGGCGTCGCGGCCCGGGTGGCCGGCGGTGACGTAGGGGACGAGCGCGGCGCGGCCCGCGGCGGCGCAGGCGGCGAACACGCCCGCCAGCCCGGCCGCGCGGTCAGACGAAGTATTCACCGACATTGATTCCGTACCGCTCGGGGTCCGTGGTCTTGATGATGGAGCGGCGCGGCTTGCCCGTCTCCGCGTCGGTCTCGGACAGGTCCAGCGTGCGCGGGGGCGACACGGGGATGCCCATCGAGTCGTAGATCACCTTCACCACCGGCTGGTGCAGGCGGTCGGGCCGCTGGTTGCTCGCGACCACCACCGCCAGCTCGAAGCTGTCGAGGATGACCACGCTGCCCACCGGGTAGATGCCCGTCATGCTGATGAACGCCTTCACCACCAGCGGGTCGAAGCCGCGGCCGGGGTTGTCGCGCATCTCCCGCAGCACCTTGTCCGGCGGCCACGGCTGCGACTGGTAGCTGCGCTTCGTCGTCGCCGCGTCGAACCCGTCGGCGACCGCTACGATGCGCGAGAAGAGCGTGGTGGCGCGGGGACGGACGGAGCGGGGGTAGCCCGTCTGGTCGATCTTCATGTGGTGCTCGTACGCCATCAGCATCGCCCGCAGCGGCAGCTCCGAGAAGCCGCGCATGCCGAACATCGCCAGCACGCCCTCGGTGGGGTGCTCCTGCATCTGGCGGGCTTCCTCGGCGGTGAGGGGGCCGGCCTTGTTCACCACCTCGTACGGCATCTTGATCTTGCCCACGTCGTGCAGCAGCGCGCCCAGGCCCAGCTCGTACAGCTGGTGCTTGTCGAAGCCCAGCTTCTTGCCCAGGGCCACGCTGAAGATGCAGACGTTGACGCAGTGCGTGAACGTGTACTCGTCGTAGTCGCGCAGCGTGGTGAGGCCCACGATGGACGTCTCGTTGGTGAGCACCTGGTCCACGATGGACTGTACCGCGCGCTTCACCGGCCGCAGGCTCATCCCCTTGCCGATGCGCATGCCCGTCATCACCTCGCGCGCCACGGCGACGGACTGCGCGTACGTGCGCTTCGCCATCCGCCGCGCGTCGTCGTCGTCCGGCGGCAGCTCGCTCTCGCGCGCGGGCGAGACGGCGACGTGGAGCACGGCGCTGCGCTCCAGCCGCTCCGCGAACACGCCGAACGGGTCGTCGCCCGAAGGCTCGCCCAGCAGCAGGGAGAGGAACGCCGTCCACTCCGCCCGCTGCGCGCCGCGGAAGACGTCGAACTGGCCCACGCCGTGGCGCTGGAGCGCGCGGCCCACGGCGCCGAACGTGGCGTAGCTAGCCAGGTCGATGCGCAGGCGCAGGTCGTTGATGAAGAAGAAGTCGCCCACGTAGCGGATCGACACCTCCTCCTCCATGTCCAGCAGCCCGCCCACCACCGCGTCCAGCTCGGCCAGCGCGTTGCCCACCGCCTGGTTCTCCAGCGGATAGAGCTGGAGCGCACGCAACGCGGCGGACATGGCGAAGAGCAGCTCGCGGGCGCGGCGCTGGAGCCCGCGCTCGTCGCTCGTGGCGATGCCGGAGGGCCGCGCCTGCGCGTCCGTCGAAGCCGATGCCGGAGTCGTCTCGCTCACGTCTTCACCGCTCGCAGGGCCCGGCCGACGGCGCTGCGGACGACGGGATCGGGATCGGCCGCGGCGGCCTGGAGCGCCTTCTCGGCCGCGGGGACTTGGATGCGGCCCAGGCCGAGTGCCGCGCACGCCCGCATCTCCCCCGTCTCCCGCCGCCCCAGCCAGCTCTTGCCGTTCAGCACGCGGTCCAGGATCGCCACCCCGTCCGCGCCCGCCAGCCCTCCGTACGCCTCGAAGAAGGCGATGCGCTCCGTCAGGTCCGCCTCGCGCAGGCGCTTGGACTCGATGGCGGCCTCCAGCTTCGCGCGCGCCGGGGCGTAGCGCAGGGACGCCAGCGCCCGCGCCGCGGCCACGCGCACCTCGCGGTCCGCATCGTCGAGCGCACCTTCCAGCGCGCCGGACGCGCTGGGCGAGCGCAGCTCCTGGAGCGCTTCCACCGCGACGAGGCGGAGGCCGGCTTCAGGGCGCTGGAGCAGACGCGCCACCTCCGGCGCCGCGGTGACCACCCGCAACCGGCCGACGAGGCGGGCGGCACCGGAGACGGTGGATGCGTCCGCGTCGGCCAGCAGGCGGACGAGGTGCTCCTGGTGCGCGGCGCCCAGCCTCTCCGCCGCGCCCAGCACGGAGCGGCGGACGGCGGGCGACGCGGCGGCCTCGCCCGCGTGGAGGAGCGGACCCAGCGCCTCCGGCGGGAAGAAGCCGAAGAGGCGGCCCAGCGCCTCTTCCGAGACGCTGTCGCCCGCTTCCTCGACCACGCGCACCAGCTCGGCGACGGTCTCGGGCCGCGCGAGCTGGTCGAACAGCGCGCGCAGGCCGCGGATCACGGGCGGCGCCAGCACGGTGCCGCCCGTGGCTACGCCGACGAGCTCGCCGAGCACGTACGACGCGCTCTCCAGCTTCCCCGCGCCCAGCAGCGTGGGCAGGATGTCGGAGAGGATGGAGACGAGCTGCGCCTGCCGCTGCGCCGCGCCGTCCTGCAGCCGGTCGAAGAGGGCGT
The genomic region above belongs to Longimicrobiaceae bacterium and contains:
- the trpA gene encoding tryptophan synthase subunit alpha, with the protein product MNTSSDRAAGLAGVFAACAAAGRAALVPYVTAGHPGRDATPAVLRMLAEEGADVIELGVPFSDPLADGPTIQRSSYEAIEGGADLAWTLEALADFRREHDTPVVLFTYLNPILRHGLQAFLRDAEAAGAQGVLVTDLPVGSDATIERRFADSPLDLIRLVAPTTRPERVALIAAAARGFLYYVSRTGVTGTQQELASGLAREVAAVRAVSPVPVAVGFGISTPEQA
- a CDS encoding HD-GYP domain-containing protein → MSETTPASASTDAQARPSGIATSDERGLQRRARELLFAMSAALRALQLYPLENQAVGNALAELDAVVGGLLDMEEEVSIRYVGDFFFINDLRLRIDLASYATFGAVGRALQRHGVGQFDVFRGAQRAEWTAFLSLLLGEPSGDDPFGVFAERLERSAVLHVAVSPARESELPPDDDDARRMAKRTYAQSVAVAREVMTGMRIGKGMSLRPVKRAVQSIVDQVLTNETSIVGLTTLRDYDEYTFTHCVNVCIFSVALGKKLGFDKHQLYELGLGALLHDVGKIKMPYEVVNKAGPLTAEEARQMQEHPTEGVLAMFGMRGFSELPLRAMLMAYEHHMKIDQTGYPRSVRPRATTLFSRIVAVADGFDAATTKRSYQSQPWPPDKVLREMRDNPGRGFDPLVVKAFISMTGIYPVGSVVILDSFELAVVVASNQRPDRLHQPVVKVIYDSMGIPVSPPRTLDLSETDAETGKPRRSIIKTTDPERYGINVGEYFV
- a CDS encoding HEAT repeat domain-containing protein, with amino-acid sequence MTDFAVHTLDQAETDPEREPVRLDVQEVVRGFSKALRTHLLYEGSGPALERFVDTLRGKMASLWDRSDEVTIRVDEHDLLWEGASVYHAEERGEDLAFLLYKDGVRELSFHPGFEAEELGAFLELLARIHRLRQDEEDLLTLLWEHDWLYFRYKYVDPLNEGVQVPVSSGAPPPKAPPPAEEPDLVSSVSREDFQETLYFLDEGEMRRLTAELKLEMERDLWTQLLNALFDRLQDGAAQRQAQLVSILSDILPTLLGAGKLESASYVLGELVGVATGGTVLAPPVIRGLRALFDQLARPETVAELVRVVEEAGDSVSEEALGRLFGFFPPEALGPLLHAGEAAASPAVRRSVLGAAERLGAAHQEHLVRLLADADASTVSGAARLVGRLRVVTAAPEVARLLQRPEAGLRLVAVEALQELRSPSASGALEGALDDADREVRVAAARALASLRYAPARAKLEAAIESKRLREADLTERIAFFEAYGGLAGADGVAILDRVLNGKSWLGRRETGEMRACAALGLGRIQVPAAEKALQAAAADPDPVVRSAVGRALRAVKT